GAGGAATCCATTGAGGCCATGGAGTCACGTCCCGCACGCTTGCAGGCGTATCTGGCCGCTGTTCCGGTGTGGGAAGCCAAGCATCAGCGAGCCGATGTCGCAGATCCCGGCCTTCCTGCCAGTAACGGGTGGCAGACAGTAACGCTTCCTGGGCCGGTTGCCGGCTCGGGCGCCGTCTGGCTGCGTCGAACCGTGACCGTCCCGGGTGAGCTTGCGGGAAAACGTCTGCGTCTGGATCTCGGGAATGTGCAGGGCCTGGAGCAAGTGTATTGGAATGGCGTGAAGATCGGGGGAAGCTCGCTTGAGCAGAGCCTGATCAGCCCGTATCGCCGTTGCTTTGTTCCGGAGGATCAGGTCAGGGAAGGTGATGCCACTCTGCTCATACGTCTGTTTAACTCCACCGGAAATACGGCCATTCTCGGTAAGAGTATGGCGGCGGTGGATTCTGCCACCCCGTTTTCGATCGATGGGGAGTGGCAAGTCCAGACCGCTTCTTCGTTTTCCGATCCGTCCCCTTTTCTGGCAGAACTCCCCCCGCTTCCCGGCAACAAGCCGCAGGCCATTCATACTGCTACTTATTTATTCAATGGCCAGATCGCGCCGCTTATACCCTATGCCATTAAGGGCGTGATCTGGTATCAGGGCGAATTTAATAGTCCCTGCGCATTCCAATACCGAAAAACGTTCCCCCTGATGATCAACGACTGGCGTGTGCAATGGCGGCAGGGTGATTTCCCCTTCTACTTCTGCCAACTTGCCAATTACCACCCGAAAATAGCCACTCCCGGCGAAAGCGCTTTGGCTGAAATACGAGAAGCCCAGACCTTGACGTTGGCCCTGCCGAAAACCGGCCAGGCCGTCCTGATCGACATTGGGGAGGAAGGGGACATTCATCCCAGAAATAAGAAGGACGTCGGCGCCCGCCTTGCCCGTATGGCATTGGCTAGGGACTACGGCAAAGGGGGAGAGGATTCCGGTCCCGTTTATGAGTCCTCTGTTATCCAGAGCAATCAAATACGGATCACCTTTACCCATACGGCGGGCAAACTCGTGGCGCGACCTCTGCCTAAAACCTATCAGCCCAGAAGCCTTTCCCCGGAGACCGTGCCGCTGGTGCTGAACCGACCTGACAGCGAACTGCAGGGGTTTGCGATTTGCGGAGAGGACCGGAAATGGGTCTGGGCAGACGCCCGGATCGACGGTGCGGGTGTGATCGTCTCGGCGACCGGGGTCGCTAAGCCCGTGGCGGTGCGATATGCCTGGGCTAATAATCCGACCTGTAACCTGTATAACGAGGCGGGACTTCCTGCTGGCCCGTTCCGGACAGATGACTTTCCGCTGATTACCCGGAACATGAAATTTCCAGCGCATGAAATGCCGCGCCCACAACAACAATCAGGCAAATGATTGAATGTGTTTTTCTGGGTTCTGAAAAAACATAATCGGGTTGACTTTTGCACGGAAAAAGCGTCTAATAAATACAGTTTCAGTACATAGGAATACATCGCGCGCAAGTGGGACGAAATCATTGCAGGAAGAGTTTTTGTGGAAGGGATCGACGAATGCAGCTGAAATGGATCAAAAAGGTTTTTTCCGATGGCAGGCACAACGCTTTTACAGGCCTGACTTTGTTCAAAGGTCATTATCTATTGGCTTTCCGTAATGCTGAAAAGCATGGGTCTGAAAGCAGCAAGCAAGTGATCATGACCAGCCCTGATGGAGAGCAATGGCGCGTGCTTCAGGAGACGGTATTATCTGAGTCCATCGTGGCTCCGCATGCACTCCCGCCAGGGACTCCGATGGATTACCGCGACAGTTACTTCCTGAATGTGGGCGATGAGTTGAAATTGTATTCTTTTTTTGTCCCCCCCATGCGGCGCAATGAAGACGAGCGCATGGCACCGCCGGGGACGCTTCTGATGACGTCTCGGGATGGGGTGAATTGGTCGGAACCGGTCATGGTTTGTGCAGGGGCGATTCTCTGGAAGCCGATTTTCTGGCAGGGCCGCTTCTGGTGCGCGGGGTATCGCCGTGAACCCGGCGTGGGTTATGTGATCAGAATGTATGAATCAGATGACGGCAAAACGTGGCTCCAGGGAAGCGTCATCGCGGGCGGGAGCGAATGCATGCTGACGCCTGCCGGTGCGAATACCCTGCGTGCCTTTGTCCGGACGGAAAAAAAGCCCTGTCATATGGAGATCTGGGAAAGCCAGACTCCCTTTACGACGTGGGAGAGGCTGGCGGTGATTCCCAAGATCATTCAGGCCCCGCATCTGGTGACCCTTAACGGAAATCAGTATTTATTCGGACGCGAGACGCCCTCCTATCAGGATGAGGCTCAGGCAATGAAGCCGCCTTCCTCCTTGCGCCGGTGTAAAATCTGGAAAGTGGTAGAGACGGTAGTCGGGGAGGTCCTTGAATTACCAAGTAGCGGCGACACATCGTATGTTGGCACGGCGATCAGGCCCGATGGACTGTTGCTGGTCAGTTATTACTCCCAGCATGAGGCAAAAGATCCGGATCCGCAACATGACGATCCGAATAATAAACCCTCGGATATTTTTGTGGCAGCCATTCAATTGTAATGCGTGAAAACGGAGGCGGCATGGTGAAGCGTTTTGTCTTAACAGTATGCGTGATGATTGGGACTCTGCCTGTCCTGGCGGGAAGTTTTCCTGAGGACTTCCAGTCTGCCATGCTCCTCTTTTGGACAGGCAAAACCGAGGAGGCTGAGACGGCGTTTGTCCAGTTGTCCGAGCGGAAAGTGGCTCAAAGGGGCGTGGACGAGAGTCTGGCCTATGCCGCCACCTGTGCGCTCGCCCTGAAGAAGCCTGAGCTGGCGTTGGAGCGGGTTGGGAAGATCAAGGATGAGAATCTGGCAAAGTTGGGAAAGATGCAGATTCTTAAGGATCAGCGCAAATACGCCGAATTACTGGAACTGGCGGAGAGTGATGATTTCTCAAAATGGCCGGATGGCAAAATCTACGGGGCGCTGATGTGCCGCGCGAGCGCCTATGCGGGGCTGAAGAAATTCGAAAATGCAGAGAAGGATTTTCGAGACGCCATACAATCCACCTTGCTCGCGAACGATAAGGGGGCCGCATTATTGTTGCTAGGCGAGTTATACCGTGACGGGATGAAGGACAATCAGAAGGCGATCGATGCATATGGTGAGCTCATGAAGCTCGAAGATCTGCGAATTGGACTCTTGAGCAAGGCGGTGACATCGCGTGCCCGATTGTTGGCGCTTCAAGGACAGGGGGGGCAGGCGCTGGTGGAACTGAGTGCCGTGCAGGATAAACCCATTAGGGAGCCTGCGATCATCTGCGCCTTGCGTGTCTGTAGTGGGGAGATGAATATCTCCCTTGGCAAGCCCAATGAGGCATTAGCCTGTTATCGAGGGGCGGCGGGGGTAACGAATGCCCCGGAAGCACTGCTTAAAGAGGTTGGTCAAAAAATCGCTGACTTAGAAAAGCTGGATCAAAAATAAGGGCTATTTTAGAAAATTGGAAATGGATCAGGAGTTGAGGGTCAGAGAGTGCAAAGGGGGTCTATTATGAATAAAGTAATAAATATCAGTGGCGGCATGTTGAGGACTTGGCATCTGGTGGCGGGGCTTCTCCTGATGCCCTTGATGGGTCAGGCGGCGGTCAGCACCTGGACGAGCGCCAGTGGTGGCGCGTGGGAGACGGGTGCGGATTGGCTTGGAGGCGTAGCGCCGTCCAATAATATTGTTTGGATTACCAATAACCTGAGCAAGACGGTAACGATCAGTGGCTCGACCTCATCGGACTACCTGACGCAGACCAATTTGTATGTCGAAGCGCCGGTTGGTTACACCAATACCCTTCTGCTCTCCGGTAACACCAGTCCTTTGGTGGTGCTTGGCGATGTTGTAGGGGCGGGGATGATCGGATATAACGCCAACCGGGTCGGATCACTTGTAATCAACAACGGGTGGCTCTCGACCATCGGCTGTCTCAATGTGGGAAACAATGGAATTGGTCTGATGACCGTCTCAAATGGCTTCTGGACTACCTTCCAATTAAAAGTGGGAACCGCATCTAATTCGTTTGGCAAACTGAGCCTGATTGGCGGAACCAATATGGTTACCTCTACGGGTGTGAGCTTGCAAATAGGTCTCTCAACCGGGAGCGTTGGCGTTGTAGATATGTCTGGTGGGCTACTGCTGGCCACTAATTCTCCCACTTGTCACATTGGAGCTTATGGCATTGGTACGATGACCATTTCGGGAGGGAAAGCAGTAATAACCAGTTTAAATGTTGGCTATTATGCATCATCTTCCGGCACCCTGAATCTGTCTGGGGGTACACTTGAGATTGCCAGTCCCGGGACCTTTGCTGCGGGTGCACTATCTGGTAGTACGGGATCTGTTGTCATGACGGGTGGGGTGCTTATTACCACGAATAATGCGCAGCCAAATAAGGCCGTAATCGGGAGTTCCGGGGTCGGATCCATGACTATATCGAACGGGCAGTGGTTCGCAACTAGTTTTGCCGTTGGGAATAATTCTCCTACGAATGGCGTGACTTCTAAAGGCACACTGACGATTGCAGGTGGGGAGATAATCGCATCGGCTTCCGCGAACGCTGGTTATGTGGCGGGCGCCAGTAATAATACAATTCTCATTACGGGAGGCCTCTTGGAAGCCGCGACTCTGGCATGCCCGAATGGCGGAGGGAACATCATTAGCAATGCCGGAGGCGTCTACCAGTTCACGCCGGCAACCGCCATAGTGATTACCACAAACGGCGGACCGGTGGTGCTCAATGGCGGGACTCTCTCTTTCCGCAATTTTGCAGGTGCTTCAGGTGGTACAAGTGTGGATGTGAGGGGCAACCAAACCGGAACGGCACTGACCAATATGACTTTCACCACGGGAGGCCAGAACGCCTTCCGGCTGAACAACGCGACCAACGCGACGACGGGTCAGTCCTATACTTTTAATTCCGGTCTGGGCGCCACCAACTATGTGCGGCTGGAACTCGTGAGCGGGACGACCTGCTACCGGGGCGGTAGCGCAACCATTGGGAGCGGTGGCTCGCTGCTGGTTTCCAACACCCTTGTGACATTTATTAGCCCCCGCTTACCAACTCCTCCGCCAGTGTTATTCTGGCGGGGCCCAGCACCATTACGGCGGGAAGTAACCTGGTCTGGATTTCAGGATCAGCAGCTACAACCACCGTCGGACTGGTTACATTTAATTCCGCCACCACCAATGTGTTGAGCAGTGGATCGGTTGATTTTTGCCAGCTGGCGGGAGCGACCCAGGCCCTCAATGGCGTCGTGGCCGGTTCTGGTGGTCTCGTGAAAAGTGGGGCTGGAGTCCTGATCCTAGCCGGGAGCAACACCTACAGCGGGGTCACGCTGGTCAGCAACGGGATCCTTCAGGTGAATGGTTCTATCCACAGTAGCGTCACCGCATCAGGAACCGGAACCCTGGCCGGAACGGGCACCGTGTACGGGGCGGTATCCGGAACGGGGCGGATCACCGCGACCATCACGAACAACAGTGGCGGTGCCGAATGCATCACCGTGAGCGGCACCCTGGATGTGTCCGGTGCGGTGCTCAGCGTGCTTGATCCGGGGATCAACTTGTTGACAAGCAGTTCCGCTTATACGGTTGCCAGATTCACGCCGGGCGGCTTGACGGGGACGTTTGTTTCCAATGATCTGCCTCAGGGATGGTTGGTTAGATATAATAATGGAGCCGGCACGATACAGGTCTACCGGGGACATCCCGGCACCCTCATCAAGATTCAGTAGTATCAAGGACTGAATGAAGAAAGGGGGGCTCTGCATGAATACGTTCACAATCAAAGCGCGGGTGTTGGCGGGGCTGATGGCACTGTGTTTTGCGACCACGGGCTGGGCGGTTGCTCCGCCCTGGGATGAGGGGTTTGAAGCGTATCCGGTCAATACGGCTCTTAGCGACGTAACGGGCTGGGGAGGGACTGACCCCACCGTGAAGGTTCAAACCAATGTCGTCTCGAGTCCTGCGTTGGGAACCAATGCCGTGGTGATGCTGCCGGATAAAATCGCGTCCAACCTGGTGGTCTCGGCCAGCCTGACCAATGTGTGGTTTGACTTCTATCTGACCAATTCAATGGCCATGGCGGTGGGCAGCGTCGGGGGTGAGGTCATCGACTCCAAC
This is a stretch of genomic DNA from bacterium. It encodes these proteins:
- a CDS encoding sialate O-acetylesterase, with amino-acid sequence MKRLFLMSFIFFCSLASLQAEVTLPPIFSAHAVLQKAAKVPIWGRAAPGEKVTVTLDKATAETTADATGKWRTTLDLSQSSPGPFALIVKGKNQLTVEDVLVGEVWLCSGQSNMEFILRELPADYMEITNSANPSLRQFSVESVDTGVQPDESKGQWTSASPQTAGQFTAVGYYFGKTLQKELGVPVGLIKSARGASACEAWTRRGAFEMDAELKAGAEESIEAMESRPARLQAYLAAVPVWEAKHQRADVADPGLPASNGWQTVTLPGPVAGSGAVWLRRTVTVPGELAGKRLRLDLGNVQGLEQVYWNGVKIGGSSLEQSLISPYRRCFVPEDQVREGDATLLIRLFNSTGNTAILGKSMAAVDSATPFSIDGEWQVQTASSFSDPSPFLAELPPLPGNKPQAIHTATYLFNGQIAPLIPYAIKGVIWYQGEFNSPCAFQYRKTFPLMINDWRVQWRQGDFPFYFCQLANYHPKIATPGESALAEIREAQTLTLALPKTGQAVLIDIGEEGDIHPRNKKDVGARLARMALARDYGKGGEDSGPVYESSVIQSNQIRITFTHTAGKLVARPLPKTYQPRSLSPETVPLVLNRPDSELQGFAICGEDRKWVWADARIDGAGVIVSATGVAKPVAVRYAWANNPTCNLYNEAGLPAGPFRTDDFPLITRNMKFPAHEMPRPQQQSGK
- a CDS encoding sialidase family protein; translated protein: MQLKWIKKVFSDGRHNAFTGLTLFKGHYLLAFRNAEKHGSESSKQVIMTSPDGEQWRVLQETVLSESIVAPHALPPGTPMDYRDSYFLNVGDELKLYSFFVPPMRRNEDERMAPPGTLLMTSRDGVNWSEPVMVCAGAILWKPIFWQGRFWCAGYRREPGVGYVIRMYESDDGKTWLQGSVIAGGSECMLTPAGANTLRAFVRTEKKPCHMEIWESQTPFTTWERLAVIPKIIQAPHLVTLNGNQYLFGRETPSYQDEAQAMKPPSSLRRCKIWKVVETVVGEVLELPSSGDTSYVGTAIRPDGLLLVSYYSQHEAKDPDPQHDDPNNKPSDIFVAAIQL
- a CDS encoding autotransporter-associated beta strand repeat-containing protein: MSSGSVDFCQLAGATQALNGVVAGSGGLVKSGAGVLILAGSNTYSGVTLVSNGILQVNGSIHSSVTASGTGTLAGTGTVYGAVSGTGRITATITNNSGGAECITVSGTLDVSGAVLSVLDPGINLLTSSSAYTVARFTPGGLTGTFVSNDLPQGWLVRYNNGAGTIQVYRGHPGTLIKIQ